The nucleotide window CCTTCGCTTGGGACGCTGTCCCGCCGGCGTGACGGCAATGGGAGGCTGTTTCTAGAAGCTTTGCCAGCTGTTGCTGCAGCTTCTCACAAAAACATTAACAAGAACAACAATAAGCTCTGTGCTCAACGCCAAGACGGTCGTCTCGTCCTTACCTTTGCTGcttctaaagaagaagaagaagaatttgagGAAGATGAcaatgttgttgttgatgaagaagaggaatatgatgaagatgatgaagtaGAGGAAGCAAAtcacgatgatgatgatgatgatgatgatgatgatgatgatgatgatgatggttacTTGGTTCATcatcacaataataataatccaaAGAGCATTATTAGTTGCAAGGATTCTAGAAGGTCTTTTCTACTATGGGAACCACATTGCATTGCTACTTAATTTCatgatgattaattaattaattagccaTAATAATGtactcttatttaatttttattatatatatcacTCTACTTAATATCTGTCTTCTCTGTTGTCTCTACCAGCAGCTAGCTCCACTCTTTTCAGGGAGCTGCTGATTAATTAGTTCAAATAAATCAATTAACTGGACAGAGGAAGAGACAATGATACTTATTATTTGTAACATCATATATATTTCATATATGCTTATcttcttttcatattttattattaacatgtttatatttatatttatgtatgtgTTTGTGCATGTATACACAGGTAAATTTTGACAGTGACATCAAATTTGataatactttttaattttatcatattctttatttttaaattaaaaaaatacgactagttttaattatatttttaaacatgATCAAAATTTCATACTTATCATATGATTTTAGTATCCACTACCCGTGTGTATAAAAAAAGGtcagaaaattaataaaattttttattttttgtcagtaattttagtcattaatttaatttttttagtttaataatttaatatgtacACTTTAAAATCTTACTAAT belongs to Arachis duranensis cultivar V14167 chromosome 8, aradu.V14167.gnm2.J7QH, whole genome shotgun sequence and includes:
- the LOC107461981 gene encoding protein FAF-like, chloroplastic, encoding MMVPAMKKQEEESNSKMFVGTCWSSILMSNNNKSMEEETLMNSLNCIPPYYVAKTKKASLSDKSLQICTESLGSETGSDHLLFSSSSSYTVPSRVQTQFQAQTQALPEQHCANNLVFINKCAPRSPPSSLPPPLPSLGTLSRRRDGNGRLFLEALPAVAAASHKNINKNNNKLCAQRQDGRLVLTFAASKEEEEEFEEDDNVVVDEEEEYDEDDEVEEANHDDDDDDDDDDDDDDDGYLVHHHNNNNPKSIISCKDSRRSFLLWEPHCIAT